DNA sequence from the Falco peregrinus isolate bFalPer1 chromosome 1, bFalPer1.pri, whole genome shotgun sequence genome:
AAAGTCAGCTTCCTCTGGAATGGGAGCCTTAAGGGATTAAACATGATTTACATGCATTACCATCATATCTGCAATAGATTTTTGTTAGGTTTTCCAGGTGTCAGGAACAGATCTAGTAGTTGGAGTCAACTATTCCTATGTACACCTGGGTGTGAGATGAGCAGAGAGCCTACACCCCACCACACTGCCAGttagcacagctcctgctgtgtgTGCGCCGTGTCCAAGGACACACAGCAAGCACCCAGGGAGGGACAGCAAGGTGGCATTAGTGCAGTCTTTGGAGACTCCCCACACACAGGTCTTCCTACACCACAGAAGGTGGAGAAAGGCTTGCACACAGGCAGCAGGTGGCCCCACACCAGTCCCGGGCATTTTTTACATTGTCCCTGTTACCTTTTCTTTGCTGAGCTTTTATCTTGATTTTGGTGCAATAAAATCATATTAATTAAACTGTGAACGAATAGAAAGGCCCTAAGTCAAtatttgcatttggaaaagacTGGTTAGAACAGCTTAGGAATTGATTCTGCTTTATTAAAGCACCTGTTCACCCAGGGAACATTTTAGCAGCAATCAATATGTAATTAAATCTTTATTGATGTTGTAcaattgttttgtttcccagCAATTATGGTGATAGAATCAGCTTCCCTCGGTTGTTCCTCCTTCCTAGCTTTGCCTCTGTACCTCTCCCAAGCTGGCATTAGTGAATGGGGACCACAATGACACCAAAACagctctaaccctaacgcaCTGCGCCAAGCACAGGCCAAGGAGAAAAGCCAAGCTCTGACCTGAATAACCTGGTAACAACAACGGGTGCATCAAGATGATACAAGCACAAAAGTTTCGAGGAAATCAATGGGCATCTCTGGACTAAAATATCCGTGAAGAGATGAGCTTTCATTAGGCTGTTCTGGTCAGATTTTAAGGCGCTCACAGCTGGGATTACTTCTCACCCCCTGCCTGTCCAGCCCCAGGAGATGCAGATGCCGCGGGTAGGAGGGCACGGATCACTCCCGCTCCTTGCCTGGGCAGTCACACACTCCCGTTCGGCCTTTCCCAAAGCACCCCCCGAACACGGGGGGAACGGCGCCCGTTATCCCTAAAGCCTCATCCCACCCGGCTGGTCCCAGCAGGATGCTCCCGCAGAGCCTCTCAGCCGCACCGGAGCTGCGGGGCTGCAGGGCGAGAGTCCCGAAACTGGGCCCACGCAGGGGACAGCTGCCAGCAAACGCGCCCCCCCCGTTACGGGTTTTTAAAGAGCTGAGAGGATAAACCTTGCTTAAAGAGGAGCGGGGCGCCCCGCATTCCGCACtccgcgccgccccggagcCATGAGGGGGGTCCGGGCCGCGCCCAGCCacccgccccgccggccgccagGCGCCGGGGTCCCGCCGGGGTCCCTgagcccccgccccggccgcaCGCGGGCGGCCCCCAGCAGGTGGCGCTGCGAGCGCGGCTTTCCCCGCGGCGGCCACCCACCCCGGCGCGCCTCCCGCAGCCACCGGGGCAGGCGGGTCACCGGCGCCCGTGGGGACGAGCGGCTCCCCGCAAGCTCAGGTGGGGCTTCTGCCCAGGCTCCTGGTCACTTCGGCAGCGCAAGGGAGGAACCACCCCTCTGCCAGAAGGTTCACCCACCTGATCAGAAAAGCCGCTTTTGGTAATCACACGTGTCACTGATTTGCTTTAAGTGCGGAGAGTCAAGACCCGAGCTTCTCAAAGCATTccaccctgctctccctgcccgaATCTGCAGCCTCACTCAGCAAGCGGTAGGTGCAGTCATGGCTGGGACGGGGGTGGACTTCCAAGGGATCCACTGACTTGTGTAAAGTTGCTGTGAAACTAGGAGCAGAAACAGGTCTGCTCCCAAGAGCGGGATATCCTATATTCACCAAAACATCCACCCCAGCTTTGATTTCCCCACAGTCTGGCACTGATGTCCCCCCCGGGCTTGCCGGTCTGCCCCCGCGGAGACTCGCACAAGCAAGAATTAAAACAGAGGCACGGCTTTCAACTTTCACATGCTTACAGCCCCTTTGGCTCTGCCATTCCCGGCTCCTCGGGGAGCCTGCGCTGAAGTTATGCAGATAAGGCTGCTAAACCAGCCCCCTAGGACTGAATTCTCCGCGCTGACCCATGCCCTCAAGCTTCATTAATAATCTGGGGCTCCCTCCAGACCTGCCCTGCTAGCATCAAAGGGTCAGTGCTGGACTACTTTGCCCTAGTGAGCTTAACAAGGCTTCAGGACAGCCCAAGCTTTGTAGGGTTGTTCAGACTTGCAAAACACCTACAGAGGGttgaaaaagcatctttaattTCACATCTAAGTGCCACCCATCACAGCATactaaaagagaagggaaatcacacagaaaagaatggaaacaaaaaagaaacattcccACTTGTGTTTGAAAAAACGTTGGGGAAGCTAACAGCTCCCACATACTTCAGAGAGCTTTGGAAGTCATGACCATTAATttgatctttttcttcccaCGTGGATCAATGAGTTTGCTACATGTACACCTTCAGACCCTTGTCCCctgttgattttctttctgtatctgtttcAGATCCTCCTCCTAGATTTTGTCAGTCACTGCCACAGAGATTCAGCAAAGCTGTCTTGTAATCACCGCTGGTGTCAtcctgaggaggaaaaaaaaaagaaaagaaagtgagtGTGGAAGTTCCTCTGCATGCTCCGAGTGTTGACACTGTCAGTCCATGGAATATGCCCACACAGGAAAAGAACTTTGGAAAGAGCAAGCCTGACTTCAGCAGAGTTACTGCCAGCTGACACAGCATCAAAAGTGAAGGGAGAGATGAGGCTTGTAGCTGCCACCTGAAATAACATTTATCAAGCCCAATTCTTTTCTTTGGAATCCAGGTGAGCAGTTCATCAGGGCTCCATcccacagagcagcacaaagtCAGCATGAATGAAGACAACCAAGCCTGTTGGGTTCAAATTTTACATCCCTGGGTATTTGTTCCAGAGCACCTCTCTGACAGGAACAGAAAGGGCAGTACAGTTAGCCCTGACGCatgatgtgtttttaaaagccacAAATATGGTCATTTTGGTCTAGAGAATCACTACAGAGAATATCACTAGATAAAAAATTTGCTCCCTTTGAATGTTTTGTGATGACAGGTGTAAAGCCAGTTCCACTTCTCAGAAAGAATCAATATTCTGTACAGACCCTTGAAGACTGATCATTAATCAACATGACAGACACTGACAATGTTGATTAGAAGAAAGGCCCTTCATTACAGAGCCAGACTTCCCATGGGGACTGCTAAGGACAGGGCTTAAGTGCCATTTGCACTGGGGGAGAGGAATGTCCCAGAGTCCTTAGGACAAATGGTAAAACCCAGCATTTCAGCCCTAACAGGGGAGGGCCATTCACCCAGAGCTGAGACTCAAGTCTCAAAAGCTACAATAAGCTTTGACAAGGTTCAGTTTCTAAACTTATCTTACCACGGTACAGACCAGGCCATCATCTGGGATGTCAgcttaacaaaaccaaaccaaacaacaacaaccaccccacaaaccaaccccccaaacaaacaaaaaaagccacacacacaccccaaaaaaacacccaacaacccaaaccacccaaccaacaacaaaaggaaaaccaaaaaagcacacacagcaCCGTTTTGACTTGTACAGCATGGGTCTGAGGTAGTTAAGGActgcagagagaggaggaaaaggcacAGCAGCATGGGAAAGGTGTAACAGGGAGGCTTAAGTGAATCTAGATTCATTTAGGAGATCACAAAGTGCATGGATACAGAGTCTGGTCCATGAAAAACCTGGAGCAGTCTCTCCTCAGGTTTGACTTTGCCCAAGTCACTTATAGACCATACAGTCAGAGTCACCTTTTAGGCATATGTCTCTCAAGGAGATGACTATTAATAGGCCTAATGAAGCAGAGCTATGATCTTAGCAGAAATGAgagttttactgaaaacaacCGTGAAAGCACCCCATAGTGCTGGGCACGTTAGGAATGTATCTGACAGCTGAGAACCATCATTATCAAGATGCTGCTTACCAGAATCATACTGGAGAGAGATTTTCCTGCCATACGCTTGAATTCGGGCTTTATAAGATTTAGGTCAACTTCACTCCGAGAAACAATCACTCTTATAAGGGTCCCATCATCGGTGCCAGCCCCCTGGAATAACAGATATATCAGTCTGCAATGGTAGTGGGTGTTCAAGGGATAAGCTGCTGCAAACTGGTCCAGGACACAGGAGATGGCAGCCTTCAAATATTGCTTGGTACGCacatctgcttctctttttgGAGGGCCAgcaacccacccaccccccaggGGCCACCATCAATACCATAAGCCCACCATGGAAGTGTGCTATAAGTCTTTGCACATgtcaaatgcaaaagcaaacatGCTACAGAGTTGGAAATTGGCACTGAATACATTGTGCTTCTGCAGCATCACCCATGCAACACGTGGCTTCAACCAATATTGTTTAACCACGTACAGGAAAATTAAGATCATGTtgataacaaaaataatcagtcaTCTCAGCTTTCCACAAAGCTGGGAGAGCTGACATCTTTTACATATCAGTTAAGAGTTACAGCGGCACAATCTGCAGATGCCTTACAGGTCCCCATTTGGAACTCTTTCATTTTATACAGCCATTGAGAGAATTActtcctaaaaagaaaataatttaagttaACATTATGGACAAAACTCCACCATGATCATCCTCCTATAAAAGGCTCTTCCAGCAGTTTTGTCCATTTTCTAGAAAGCGGGACCGAGCTCCTTACAGACTACCAAGACATAAAAGCCAGACTGTTTTGGTAGCTCAAGCTTAAAGAGTACTTTTCTACCCAAGATGTTTGAAGGCATTGCAACAATAGCACTAAACTTGCTGGATTTTGCCAAAATCTTGGCTCTTCTAATTTGAATTGGTGAAAGCCAGGTTACAGGTTAAGTCCAGTATGTTACAATGAAGAGTCTTACCTTTAATGCATGGTACAGCCGCTCTGCAAAGTAGCAATGGACGTTCCTGGTGCATTTCACTGGACACATGAAAAGGCTCAGTAAGAATCAAATCCAGTCCAGAGCAGCAGGTAACAGATTCGAATGCTTTCTATTAAACCATTGTGCCTCTCGGATCTGAGTTTATCTTACCTAAGAGGTACGCTTTGCTTCCTGCCAGATACCTTTATAAAAGGTAGATCAATCCCAtgaagtgctcaaggccaggctggatgtggttttgagcaacctggtctagtggaaggtgtccctgcccatggtgtCAGGGTTGGAACTAGAAGGTCTCTAAGGTCGCTTGAgacccaaaccgttctatgattctataacagtcaactgctgcaggaaaaaggcAGCAGGCTCAgacaaaaggaagagaaacgTAGCTGCTCTTACCAATAGCCAGCATGGCATCCTCAAGCGAGCCATGAGTTTCACTCTGGATAGAGTCCTCTATGCTCTTACCGGCCAGTTTCTGGTATTCTTCAAACACTGTTTGAAACACAgagaacttaattttttttctaccaagCAACCGCTCAGGCATTTTGTGCCCGATATTTACAGGTATTGCTTGTGTGGTGATATGAAAACACAGATACCACTACAGCAATGGCCACATTTGCACCAACTTCAGGAGACTCTAGTCAAGCCCAGAAATCAGCTACAAAAGTGGATGGCAATGTTCACGAAACCCCAGCCCATTCATGGGTCTTAATTCCTTGCcttcatttgaaaatgcaagTTCAGTTACCTTGTATTCATTTGGAAGCCTGACCCTTTGTTGCTGCCTTTAACCACACAAAcgaagcaggcagcagcagattAGGTACAAACCTATCATTTGGTCTTGTGTTTGTTGATGTCACtaacttcaaaaacaaaataaaaccaaatgaaatCTAGGACTATGCTGCTCATGGCCCTTGGACCTTTAAATGATGACAACAGTTTGGGAGAACTTGTTATTTcaaccacaatttttttttaaaaaaacaaccacctcagaaaaaatgagcaaaacagGTGCAGATTTGAAGAAATTTGAACTCCCACATTCATAAAAGCTCAGCAACAGAGTTTTTGTTTACATTATACACTCTGGGTGCACCAGGGTTCAGAATTACAGATCTCAGTTTTGATTCCTAGCTTTCAGActaacagagaaggaaaactgttaAGCAATGTGATGGACATCTTAATGAAGTTTGCTCAGCATTCAAGATCAGATACTTAAACATTAACACTCATACTTTGGGGAAAGGCAATACCACAGAATAGACAGATGGATACAGCAGTCTCAACTCAGGCATACTCTCcgtgttaaaaacaaaaaaataaatagcagcaACAATTACAGGCTGCCATAGCACAGAGAAAATGACTTGCCCCGTGATACAGTAGGTCCCAGAGATGGCTTGCATCCTGACCACAAACTAGATGAAATTCAGCTCTTTAAGGCAGACACAGCCAAAGACTAGAGACCACTTTTTTTCGGTTCGTTTTCTAACTGATGCTGGGAGCTTAAATTTCAAACGCAAGGGGGAGCTGGCCTCCGGGGCCTGGAAAACAGCCTCAGAAGACCTCAGCTTGAAAAAAGCTCAGGCATACCTAATTTATCACCAGCTACATTTATCAGTTTAGATCCAGCTGATTTGCACAGTACTAGATATGCTTAGATTCAGCTGACATAACAAAATCTCTTAGTCAGAGCCTTGGACTGCTTCAAAAGTCTAGAGATGACAAGGCCAGGTCtctgctgcccagggcagtggggagCTGAGGCTCCCTTAGCTGGAGCTGGGTTAGTGTCTGCCCTCCCGGCAGCCTCTGGCGCCCTCAGCAGAACTTGGGACAGAAACACAGGGTGCACCTTGTGATGCTCCAGTATTGAATAATCAGATactttttctgtgattttttttccccagagaaacCCACATCCAAGAGCTCACGGGTCTGTCCATTCCATGCTCCCACCTGGTTAGGAAGGgattctctctccctctccccttggGTTTACAAAAACTGTTATCCCATCCAGCCATCACCGCTGCATAATGACTCCTAGATAAGTCACCTGATTTTCAGCAGCACTAAGTCTTCATAAGTTTTCATGGAAGCTGCTGACAGCTTTTTGGTCACTGAGTGACCAAGGATTAGGAGACACTCTCAGGTGTTTCTTTCGGAGCCATCTCTCCCATCTATAGccctgtctcttcttttttgctAGAGTGATTTCTCATTTCAGAGGCTTGGGCGTTTGGGCTCGCTCCATACCTTTAAGCAAGTGTGTGGCACTCCTTGAGCACAAGATGGTGATGAACTGCATCTCATCAGTGCCCCGTATCTTCTCCCCAGCAGCATAGAGAGTCTGTAATCGAACACACAACTGTTAGAGCAATGTTCTGTATGTGCAGCTGGTAAAGAAGCAGTTTGGCTTAAGGCCTTGCTAGGTAAAGGGGTTTGAAGTGACCAAAACCACTGTGTGAACTAGGCTCTTCTAGAATGGTTGATTATGAACCCTGACCATGTCTTCTAGTCAAATTGGAGCAGTCACTGTCTCCACCCTTTccatccctcctgcagcagctggagcagccaaGAATATTTCTGCGGTTTCTTACCTATTCTTTGCTCTCCCCCTCCACCACACCCGTGTACTTTCACACATCAAAAGCAGCTGAGCCCAAGCCCAGCTCTCATCACTTCTCTTTGGAACATCAAGGCTTAGCAGTGCAGGCAAAACTGAAGAATCCCAAGTTGCTTCTGCTTGAAGACCAGCTTGCCCAAACTATTGTGACTCCAGGACTCTGCTGCCCACTGAAGCGCTCTGAAGTTCAAGACAGGTGGGCTACAGGCATACCACTGATCACTGCATTGGAGAGTACCTTTGCATCCTGGAGAGCCAGCGCTGTGTCCACATAGAGAGTGGCATTGTCCCTCTCACCCTGcgggaggaaagagaaaggcaacCATTTTGTCTCATGAAGGTTCTTCC
Encoded proteins:
- the LOC101924968 gene encoding annexin A8; protein product: MAWWRAWNEAEGKSTIGALNFDPVPDAQTLYKAMKGLGTDEQAIIDVLTKRSNRQRQEIAKSFKGQFGKDLIESLKSELSGNFERLIIALMYTPFKYDAKELYDAMKGVGTSEDVIIEILASRTKSQIKEIIKAYKEEYGSDLEEDIKSETSGHFEQILVCLLQGERDNATLYVDTALALQDAKTLYAAGEKIRGTDEMQFITILCSRSATHLLKVFEEYQKLAGKSIEDSIQSETHGSLEDAMLAIVKCTRNVHCYFAERLYHALKGAGTDDGTLIRVIVSRSEVDLNLIKPEFKRMAGKSLSSMILDDTSGDYKTALLNLCGSD